Below is a genomic region from Phragmites australis chromosome 20, lpPhrAust1.1, whole genome shotgun sequence.
AACATTGCGGGTAAGGATATACCCATCTCCATTTGCAAGCTCGCCAAAACAACTACTCCTGACTTGTTTTCCGGTGCATCAgtaagtttgtcgtcgtcttcgcTTCGCTGCTCCAACAAACGGCCAAGGCAATGCGAGACTTCTCCTGCTTCGGCGACGGAGCCGTCACCCTCACCGCAGGGGCAGCTGGCAGCGGGGCAGGCGCCGCGCTCGACCGCTCGCTCCAGGCGGCCACGGCCAGCGTCTACAGAGTCGCGCTGTCGTCGCGCAAGGAGCTTCGAATCAGGGTCACGTGGACGCGGGCCGTCACCGGggccggcggcgcgggggcGCCGGCAGTTGCTGGACCGACTGggctcgccgtcgccatcgacGACGGATCCCGGGCGTTGCCGCTAGCGGCGGCGGTCGGCACGCCGCGGCGGACGAGCGTGCAGCACTTTTTGCAGAAGAAGCGCGGGACCCGGTCCTTCGTCACCGAGGCCGGCACGGCGGTGTCCATCCACTGGGACACGGCTGACGCCAAGTACCCCGCGGGGCCGGAGCCCTCCCACGACTACTACCTCACCGTCGTCGCCGACGCCGAGGTCGCGCTCCttctcggcggcggcgaggcggcgcgTAAGCTCGGGCGACGCTTCTCCCCCGCGCCTCGGCGCGCGCTGCTGAGCCGGCACGAGCAGGTGCGCGCGCCGTTCCCTTCCCCTGCCGTCGCCACCGCGGCGCAGCTGGTCCACACGACGCGGTGCAGGTTCCGTGACGACGGGGCGGAGCACGAGGTCACGGTGGCGTGCCGCGGGGTGGAGTGGGGGTCGAGGGACGGCGAGGTGGCGGTCAGCGTCGACGGGAAGACGGTGGTGGAGGCGCGGCGGGTGAAGTGGAACTTCCGCGGGAACCGGACGGCGGTGCTCGGGGACGGCGCGGTGGTGGAGGTGATGTGGGATGTGCACGACTGGTTGTTCGCCGgcgtctccggcggcggcggaggggcgcaGTTCATGGTGAAGGCGCGCGGGGCGGCGGAGTGCGGGCGGGTGTGGATGGACGAGGAGATGGCGAAGAAGGGGCAGGCTCCCGGCGGGTTCTTCCTGCACCTGCAGTGCTACCGGCGGTGACTCCATTCCGTTCCGATGCCTGGTCGTGATTCTTGCTTGTGTCCAAGCTTGCAACTTTCTTCTCTCCCCCAATCACATTCGATTCCATTCATGACGTTGATAGTTGTGCTGCTGTTTTCTGGTTGTTTAAGAACTGATGATGGTTGAGAGGAGAGAGTCatctccatctccttctccatcaAAGAATACTGATGGAGAAATGAATCAAGGATGGTCGCAGTTGCAACTTTTGCATCTCTGGCTTGTTCAGTTTCTTCTGGGTGATACAAGTGTCGCATAAAGAAAGCTCCATgtcttttgtgagaaaaaaaatcgagCTTTTAAGAGGAGCTGTGGCTCACCATGTTTGTATCTGCTGCTCCTGCCTCGATCGGTCGCCCATTTACTACTGCAGGCAGGCATCACGAGGCTCACGGGGACAGCATACCAGTAAGAGGGGGATGGACGTGAGGTGGTGTTGGTGGCGATGCCTTTTGCTTTTCAAGGGGCAATGGCATGCTTTCCGGTGGCCGCCATTAACGTCGAGACGCTGCTGCTCCAGTTGCCCTCTAACTCTAACGTGGGCTCAGCAGTTGCATCAGGCTAGTCTCGTCCCAAGATGATGCCCTGACGAGGTCAGACTCAGAGGATGGGCCTCGGCCTACGTACGGGTGCTAAGCGCCACGTCGATGGCAGAATCTGCCTCCAGAGCGTTGACGTTGACTTTTTGGGTTGTCGTCTTCGTGGAAGCTCATCACGAAGCATGTGCATGTGGATTGCTTTCGGGCccaattttcatatattttgtgGAAGTGACTTATGGAACAAATCAAATGAAATGACGGACTCTTGGCTATTTGTATATCCGACGTTCCACTGGAGCGAAGCACTGTCTGGTGCTCCATTGCAGCCGAGGATATGAGGTTGCtgaggccgccggcgccgcacTCTCATGATCTTATCTCACTCCATCTGAGTGCCTCATTGACGAAGCCGCCGACTCCTCCATTTATGTCTCCGCTGGATCTGTGCTTGCATCAAGCCCATCAATGTTGtttgggaaaactgcaaaaacccccccaaaagtcacttggattttgactttcccccccaaaagttgttttgttgcaaaaaatcccccaaaagtttgactttgttgaaaaacccccctaaaaattcaaaaaaataaaaaaaatcattaaaaaaattctaaaaaaaactagagacaattataagaccttctgtgaaatttgttttcaaaaataatatcctttgcatcatatttcatggagaggaagtttggaaaaaaaagaaaaatgtgcagctcatttattaactcatgttattttaactttttcatgtctaccattatttttcctacacaattaattgtttaagtaaactaataaaagtggtttcactaattttggggtgttatggattagttatgaattaatctatctgcaacacatttactcaatcttgcacgttacaataactatttcaagatttcatgtatttttacaagatagaggatcatgtaagaagactaaaaaattttgtttcatgatttttggattagtaaataattaactatgcatttaactcgaattaataaatgagttgcacgtttttcttttttttcaaacttactctccatgaaatatgatgcaaaggatattatttttgaaaaaaattttaacaaaaggtcttataattgtctctagttttttttagaattttttgtgatttttttaaatttttttgaatttttgggggtgtttttgcaacaaaatcaaacatttgaggggttttttgcaacaaaacaacttttaggggggaaagtcaaaatccaagtgacttttgggggttttttttgcatttatcccatGTTGTTTGACTCTGCACTCCTCCTCGTTCCGATACTCCGACACCTCGACGAACCTCGGCAACGCCTCCATCCTGATGTAGAAAAAAATGCCGCCACGACCTCCGCAGCCCGCATTGCTAGGAGACACCTGTGGGCAGTATCGGCAAGGGCTAACTTAGTTCATCTTTAACGGATGTTTTAAAAATTCGTTATTTATAATACTGTTACAGAATCTTCTAATATTACtataatatttattatttttttttatctccaatagCTATCTTATTTTTTACCTTCTATTATTCTTCTCCTACTTTTAGACCCACCTGCATACGCTATGAATAATAATAGAGGCTCCCGTATCTATCCGCAAATATATTGCCGCTCACCTCTCATCCATAACGCTATTTATCCGATACGAATTCTGTTGAAGCCGAATAATAAAAGTCACCGTCCCTCAATTTACTGTAGCACGAGAAAAAAATACAGATATAAAATCTGTTGGAGATAACTTAATCTCCAAAGATACCTCCCAGCTTGCTCTCTCTTAGCCTATCTCCAGtagctatcttaaattttcatcctctaaaacactattacagcattccctatcactattacagcatcttttattttttcatctccagtagctaccctattttttaccttttactcctctttttctctccccgggcccgctgtcagcctctgtggacagtactgctacagtattacTACAGTACTGGCACAGTACAAACTTGTTTTCTTATTCCGGACCACTGGCAGTCTCTGTGAACAGTGTAGCTACAGTGTTACGGCGCTACAGTAGGTCCGCAAATTTGCAGGCCAAATTCTCTCTCCGCATCACTGTAGCACGCTGTATCGTACTGTTAGCACGGATTCTGCTAGAGTTGCTACAGTATGTGAACAGACATCTTAAACCACTGTAGCGTCCGAATCTGAAAAATACCTTCTCTCCTAAAGGAGGGTTGGGCTCCTCTGCCTATTGAGGCTCCTCTCCAAGATAGCAGTAGCGACGGTGCATGTCTCTCTTGTCTATCCTGCATGTACTAGGTAGtagttaattaattttttatcactCTGGAATGACAACTTCCTGTATCGCACTAAGTCAGGCTGTACTTCTCAAATGTCTCCTAGTCCTCGTGAGACTTCCCTCGTTTGCCACTCTAAGCACTTTTTTCTCGTcacctaatattttttattattttcaacGTGAAAGCCGATGTGAAATGTCCATTctacctttttttctttttcacactTTCGGCAGCGAGGACCATGTGAAAGTATGGATAACGTCCCAAAAGAGAGGT
It encodes:
- the LOC133901877 gene encoding uncharacterized protein LOC133901877, which translates into the protein MRDFSCFGDGAVTLTAGAAGSGAGAALDRSLQAATASVYRVALSSRKELRIRVTWTRAVTGAGGAGAPAVAGPTGLAVAIDDGSRALPLAAAVGTPRRTSVQHFLQKKRGTRSFVTEAGTAVSIHWDTADAKYPAGPEPSHDYYLTVVADAEVALLLGGGEAARKLGRRFSPAPRRALLSRHEQVRAPFPSPAVATAAQLVHTTRCRFRDDGAEHEVTVACRGVEWGSRDGEVAVSVDGKTVVEARRVKWNFRGNRTAVLGDGAVVEVMWDVHDWLFAGVSGGGGGAQFMVKARGAAECGRVWMDEEMAKKGQAPGGFFLHLQCYRR